In Osmia bicornis bicornis chromosome 10, iOsmBic2.1, whole genome shotgun sequence, one genomic interval encodes:
- the LOC114880015 gene encoding acidic leucine-rich nuclear phosphoprotein 32 family member B-like produces the protein MNWKDGLHRVEEDGDEDDGEKEDDDDDDDGDEYDTDDDNERLLGKENSYSASSGRRVAARDSRAGEEDWTKRKKQNKTSKAEEAEEHKSKRRAKARRVEAGLRRK, from the exons ATGAACTGGAAAGACGGATTGCATCGAGTGGAAGAGGATGGTGACGAGGACGACGGCGAGAAGgaagacgacgacgacgacgacgacggtgACGAATACGATACAGACGATGATAACGAACGCCTGCTAGGGAAAGAGAATTCGTATTCAG CTTCAAGCGGGAGACGCGTTGCAGCAAGAGATTCCCGCGCAGGAGAGGAAGACTGGACAAAGCGGAAGAAGCAGAATAAGACGAGCAAAGCAGAAGAAGCGGAGGAACACAAGAGTAAAAGAAGAGCGAAAGCGAGACGCGTAGAAGCGGGGTTGCGACGGAAGTGA